The following are encoded together in the Cololabis saira isolate AMF1-May2022 chromosome 5, fColSai1.1, whole genome shotgun sequence genome:
- the LOC133444623 gene encoding T-cell surface antigen CD2-like produces MACFSATFGVITALGLVHLSAANRGTCDVYAAVGQNVTLPFVYEGLPSSHSLKWTHNNSTIFYRKHGKMTHGKPEDITATGSLLLQNIKSISEGIYQATVLRPNNTLAKSWTGRLCVMEKVHKPHLSYVCDVKSNAVNLNCHVAKPQSVVFSWTLDKKVLPSETKQTLSFSLSQLKEEKSFSCSVANSVSKEISNTVRPACKAPSPAPQLLCLKPIIVVAALAGGAALIVLLLIAVMVLCCCLRRSRSQMKVKENSGLRMLSLKRRELDCASPMYETMHRTEPSPPATPQPSQRASYQSLSPSEVQTEEAPQQLSPAVEPSPVPAPRTKNIRKQNI; encoded by the coding sequence ATGGCGTGTTTTTCTGCCACATTTGGTGTTATCACAGCTCTGGGATTGGTACACCTCTCAGCAGCGAACAGGGGCACCTGCGACGTCTACGCTGCAGTTGGGCAAAATGTGACTCTGCCTTTTGTCTATGAAGGATTACCAAGCTCACATTCACTGAAATGGACTCACAACAACAGCACCATTTTCTACAGAAAGCACGGCAAGATGACCCATGGAAAACCAGAGGACATCACTGCAACTGGATCTCTTTTGCTGCAGAACATAAAGTCCATAAGTGAAGGGATTTACCAAGCAACTGTGCTGCGTCCCAATAACACGTTGGCTAAGTCCTGGACTGGTCGTCTCTGCGTGATGGAAAAAGTACATAAACCTCATCTCAGTTATGTCTGTGACGTCAAGTCTAACGCTGTTAATCTCAACTGCCACGTAGCCAAACCCCAGTCTGTGGTGTTCTCGTGGACACTTGATAAAAAGGTATTACcaagtgaaacaaaacaaacactgagCTTCTCTCTTTCTCAGCTGAAAGAGGAGAAGAGCTTCTCCTGTAGCGTGGCCAACAGTGTCAGCAAGGAAATCAGCAACACAGTTCGTCCGGCATGTAAAGCTCCATCGCCAGCGCCGCAACTATTATGTTTAAAACCCATAATTGTTGTGGCGGCGTTGGCGGGAGGAGCAGCTCTGATTGTACTTTTGCTCATCGCTGTCATGGTATTGTGCTGCTGCCTCAGACGCAGCAGATCCCAGATGAAAGTCAAGGAGAACAGCGGGTTGAGGATGCTTTCTCTAAAGAGGCGGGAGCTGGACTGCGCCAGCCCGATGTATGAGACGATGCACCGTACGGAGCCGTCCCCTCCTGCGACCCCCCAGCCCTCACAGAGAGCTTCTTACCAGAGCCTCTCCCCCTCTGAAGTGCAGACTGAGGAAGCACCTCAGCAGCTATCTCCAGCTGTTGAGCCGTCACCGGTGCCAGCGCCGAGGACAAAGAACATCCGGAAACAAAACATCTGA